A genomic window from Pseudonocardia broussonetiae includes:
- a CDS encoding HNH endonuclease: MKHRQPDPTGTDPDPGEVPGIAPVPGVIPTGSRVLLLNATFEPLAVVTAKRAVVLMLSGKAECVEAAVGGAFHSENLTLPAPSVMRLSRYVRVPYRRAVPMTRAGVLRRDARRCAYCTRRADTIDHVVPRSRGGSHSWDNCVAACKACNSKKADRMLDELGWSLPFVPRPPNRAAGGVLVLAVEPLPSWEPWLTTAA; encoded by the coding sequence GTGAAGCATCGACAACCGGACCCCACCGGTACCGACCCCGATCCAGGGGAGGTGCCGGGGATCGCGCCAGTCCCGGGCGTGATCCCGACGGGGTCCCGGGTACTGCTCCTCAACGCCACGTTCGAGCCGCTGGCGGTCGTCACCGCCAAGCGCGCCGTGGTGCTCATGCTCTCCGGCAAGGCCGAGTGCGTCGAAGCCGCCGTCGGCGGCGCCTTCCACTCCGAGAACCTCACGCTCCCCGCTCCGTCGGTCATGCGGCTGTCCCGGTACGTGCGCGTGCCCTACCGCCGCGCCGTCCCGATGACCCGCGCCGGCGTGCTCCGCCGCGACGCGCGCCGCTGCGCCTACTGCACCCGCCGCGCCGACACCATCGACCACGTCGTCCCGCGCAGCCGCGGGGGCTCGCACTCGTGGGACAACTGCGTGGCCGCCTGCAAGGCCTGCAACTCCAAGAAGGCCGACCGGATGCTCGACGAGCTGGGCTGGTCCCTGCCCTTCGTGCCGCGCCCGCCCAACCGGGCGGCGGGAGGCGTCCTCGTGCTCGCCGTGGAGCCGCTGCCGTCCTGGGAGCCCTGGCTGACGACCGCGGCCTGA
- a CDS encoding glycosyltransferase yields the protein MTEQLFERPSSVAGSRALPQPSATGGVAHVVLPAYNEEGSLPSLLARLAQTARTERIVAWVIDDGSADRTAEIAAAGEPGLDVRLVSHPRNLGLGQAVQSGIRAVLAAADPDDFVVVMDADDTHDPAMIAEMHRGLDAGSDVVICSRFVEGGDDSTVPPFRRLLSRGAAVTFKRALQVEGVNDFTSGFRAYRVSILARAAKHWGERLVEEQGFACMVELLLKLRHCDPVISEVPLVLQYDRKQGESKLRLKRTMGQYVKLLVRDRLAPAPYRAL from the coding sequence GTGACCGAGCAACTGTTCGAGCGGCCGAGCTCCGTCGCCGGCTCCCGGGCACTGCCCCAGCCCTCCGCGACCGGGGGCGTCGCCCACGTCGTGCTCCCCGCGTACAACGAGGAGGGCTCGCTGCCCTCGCTGCTCGCGCGGCTCGCGCAGACCGCGCGCACCGAGCGGATCGTCGCCTGGGTGATCGACGACGGCTCCGCCGACCGCACCGCCGAGATCGCCGCCGCGGGCGAGCCCGGGCTGGACGTCCGCCTCGTGAGCCACCCGCGGAACCTCGGCCTCGGCCAGGCCGTGCAGTCCGGCATCCGCGCCGTGCTCGCCGCCGCCGACCCCGACGACTTCGTGGTCGTGATGGACGCCGACGACACCCACGACCCGGCGATGATCGCCGAGATGCACCGCGGCCTCGACGCGGGATCCGACGTCGTCATCTGCTCGCGGTTCGTCGAGGGCGGCGACGACTCGACCGTCCCCCCGTTCCGCCGACTGCTCTCCCGCGGTGCCGCCGTCACGTTCAAGCGGGCGCTGCAGGTCGAGGGCGTCAACGACTTCACCAGCGGCTTCCGCGCCTACCGCGTCAGCATCCTGGCCCGCGCCGCCAAGCACTGGGGCGAGCGCCTGGTCGAGGAGCAGGGCTTCGCGTGCATGGTCGAGCTGCTGCTCAAGCTGCGACACTGCGACCCCGTCATCTCGGAGGTGCCGCTCGTGCTCCAGTACGACCGCAAGCAGGGCGAGAGCAAGCTGCGCCTCAAGCGCACGATGGGGCAGTACGTGAAGCTCCTCGTCCGCGACCGCCTCGCGCCCGCCCCGTACCGGGCGCTGTGA
- a CDS encoding class I SAM-dependent methyltransferase: MPVIRCRSCAAPSGHLVLDLGEQPACEYFPPLEDPGPEPVFPLRLWLCAACGLAQLPDDAALPDEPVGAEPAALARQRADAIAAVRERGLLPAGATVTEGATPHGGSWLPELAALGVHPAADGEPADLVVDATFGLMHEPDQRAALARLVDALAPDGVLLFGFHSLAAILAGEQWNAVRLGHYAYYSAPAAVGMLARAGLTVTDALWFPLYGGTVLLVARRGGRPDASVAALVASETAAGVLDAGVVGGLQDAVARSTDALRVLVHACRDADAPGFGYSAASRAVALVHLAGLRRADLPAVADASPAKQGRRMPGTDIPIVAPERLLAARPRTVLLFVSDLLPEVRRALPEVEASGGRWVDCGAGPAQ, encoded by the coding sequence GTGCCCGTGATCCGCTGCCGCTCGTGCGCCGCCCCGTCGGGGCACCTCGTGCTCGACCTCGGCGAGCAGCCCGCCTGCGAGTACTTCCCCCCGCTGGAGGATCCCGGGCCCGAGCCGGTCTTCCCCCTGCGGCTGTGGCTGTGCGCCGCGTGCGGCCTCGCGCAGCTCCCCGACGACGCCGCCCTGCCCGACGAGCCCGTCGGCGCCGAGCCCGCGGCGCTGGCGCGACAGCGGGCCGACGCGATCGCGGCGGTGCGCGAGCGGGGGCTGCTGCCCGCGGGCGCCACCGTGACCGAGGGCGCGACGCCGCACGGCGGGTCCTGGCTGCCCGAGCTCGCGGCGCTGGGCGTGCACCCGGCCGCCGACGGGGAGCCGGCCGACCTCGTCGTCGACGCCACGTTCGGTCTCATGCACGAGCCGGACCAGCGCGCGGCGCTCGCGCGGCTCGTCGACGCCCTCGCCCCCGACGGCGTGCTCCTGTTCGGCTTCCACTCCCTGGCCGCGATCCTCGCGGGGGAGCAGTGGAACGCGGTCCGGCTGGGCCACTACGCCTACTACTCCGCGCCCGCCGCCGTCGGCATGCTCGCCCGCGCCGGCCTGACCGTCACCGACGCTCTCTGGTTCCCCCTCTACGGCGGCACGGTGCTCCTCGTCGCGCGGCGGGGCGGGCGGCCCGACGCGTCCGTCGCCGCCCTGGTCGCCTCGGAGACCGCCGCGGGCGTGCTGGACGCCGGGGTCGTCGGGGGACTGCAGGACGCCGTGGCCCGGTCGACGGACGCGCTGCGCGTGCTCGTGCACGCCTGCCGCGACGCGGACGCGCCGGGCTTCGGCTACAGCGCGGCCTCCCGGGCGGTGGCGCTGGTCCACCTCGCGGGCCTGCGCCGCGCCGACCTGCCCGCCGTCGCCGACGCGTCCCCGGCCAAGCAGGGCCGCCGGATGCCGGGCACCGACATCCCGATCGTGGCGCCGGAGCGGCTGCTGGCCGCCCGCCCGCGGACGGTCCTGCTGTTCGTCTCCGACCTGCTGCCCGAGGTCCGGCGCGCGCTGCCGGAGGTCGAGGCGTCGGGCGGTCGGTGGGTCGACTGCGGGGCGGGCCCGGCTCAGTAG
- a CDS encoding sugar transferase, which translates to MTTTDSPSRTPGSLVVRPLSTAETAVPVAVPPRPAGRPAAAERPLDERVSGVTVLLAAVDLAAVAVAVLLVSPQWIWGLVTGAVLIASRVAARLYRRRLWLSYYHDLPRSIAAAAAAFGLVAAVALLAGQHDATIRSIGEVVVLFFLIAAVPRGTVFQVGRWARRRFGRGERTIVLGTGAMGVALAGSMLDLPEFGLRPVGFIDPSPPAGGTELPVPLLGATLHDAIAAHRAGVVVIAFTNATDAQIVDATITAHSQGATILMVPRMWELYPDSADIERLRGYPLVRVATAPTERPSWWVKRALDSLIAAVALVALSPVLIAAAAAVVIESGRPILFRQERVGLDGRTFPLLKLRSMRPADETESQTRWNIAGDPRIGPVGRVLRRTSLDELPQLWNILRGDMSLVGPRPERPGFVAEFSQVHDRYWARHRVPAGLTGLAQVNGLRGDTSIADRSRYDNYYIANWSLWLDLKILLLTIREVFRGGQH; encoded by the coding sequence TTGACGACCACCGACAGCCCCAGCCGGACCCCCGGGTCGCTGGTCGTCCGTCCCCTGTCCACCGCGGAGACGGCGGTCCCCGTCGCGGTCCCCCCGCGCCCGGCCGGCCGGCCCGCCGCGGCCGAGCGCCCGCTCGACGAGCGCGTCAGCGGCGTCACCGTCCTGCTCGCGGCCGTCGACCTCGCCGCGGTGGCCGTCGCGGTCCTCCTCGTCTCCCCGCAGTGGATCTGGGGCCTCGTCACCGGGGCGGTCCTCATCGCCTCGCGGGTGGCCGCGCGCCTGTACCGCAGGCGGCTGTGGCTGTCCTACTACCACGACCTCCCGCGCTCGATCGCCGCCGCGGCCGCCGCCTTCGGGCTCGTCGCCGCCGTCGCGCTGCTCGCCGGCCAGCACGACGCCACCATCCGCTCGATCGGCGAGGTCGTCGTCCTGTTCTTCCTGATCGCCGCCGTCCCGCGCGGGACGGTCTTCCAGGTCGGCCGCTGGGCCCGGCGCCGCTTCGGCCGCGGCGAGCGCACGATCGTGCTCGGCACCGGTGCGATGGGCGTCGCCCTCGCGGGCTCGATGCTGGACCTGCCCGAGTTCGGACTGCGCCCGGTCGGCTTCATCGACCCCTCGCCGCCCGCGGGCGGCACCGAGCTCCCCGTCCCGCTGCTCGGCGCCACGCTGCACGACGCCATCGCCGCGCACCGCGCCGGCGTGGTCGTCATCGCCTTCACCAACGCGACCGACGCCCAGATCGTCGACGCCACGATCACCGCGCACAGCCAGGGCGCGACCATCCTCATGGTCCCCCGCATGTGGGAGCTCTACCCCGACTCCGCGGACATCGAGCGGCTGCGCGGCTACCCGCTCGTCCGCGTCGCCACGGCGCCGACCGAGCGCCCGAGCTGGTGGGTCAAGCGCGCTCTGGACTCGCTGATCGCCGCCGTCGCGCTCGTCGCCCTGTCGCCGGTGCTGATCGCCGCGGCCGCCGCGGTCGTGATCGAGAGCGGGCGCCCGATCCTGTTCCGCCAGGAGCGCGTCGGCCTCGACGGCCGGACCTTCCCACTGCTCAAGCTGCGCAGCATGCGCCCCGCCGACGAGACCGAGTCGCAGACGCGCTGGAACATCGCGGGCGACCCGCGCATCGGCCCCGTGGGCCGCGTCCTGCGCCGCACCTCGCTCGACGAGCTGCCCCAGCTGTGGAACATCCTCCGCGGCGACATGAGCCTGGTCGGCCCCCGCCCCGAGCGGCCCGGGTTCGTCGCCGAGTTCTCCCAGGTGCACGACCGCTACTGGGCGCGGCACCGCGTGCCGGCCGGGCTCACCGGGCTCGCGCAGGTCAACGGCCTGCGCGGCGACACCTCGATCGCCGACCGCAGCCGCTACGACAACTACTACATCGCCAACTGGTCGCTGTGGCTCGACCTCAAGATCCTGCTGCTGACGATCCGCGAGGTCTTCCGCGGCGGGCAGCACTGA
- a CDS encoding glycosyltransferase family 4 protein, translating into MAPRIAYLLTQDRGGPVDVTVRLAAELLSSGSAEVRVFGPKPARDADLLDGHLEAVAVDSKGSLGAARAARAALRAWRPDVVHAQDRRAGLVAAGLERTRGGPAAVVHTYHGVPDDVTEPWFRGTPGTPAPSRYTRAVLAADALVARAVATTVVPSPSMGEFLRSRLRVPAGKVVHVDNAVGLPPSSPPAAPVRHLLFVGLLVERKGLADLVDALARPGAFPAGCDLTVAGDGPERAALERRAAPLGDRVRFLGFRSDVPALLADADALVLPSRMEQQPLVVAEAMAAGKPVLATRCGGVADMLTVPGAASWLAEPGDVDDLAARLRELLADPDPARTGRLLAERARQRFAAPVCARAHLDLYAGLLA; encoded by the coding sequence ATGGCGCCCCGGATCGCCTACCTGCTCACCCAGGACCGCGGCGGCCCCGTCGACGTCACCGTGCGCCTGGCCGCGGAGCTGCTCTCCTCGGGCTCCGCGGAGGTGCGGGTGTTCGGCCCGAAACCCGCGCGCGACGCCGACCTGCTCGACGGGCACCTCGAGGCCGTCGCCGTCGACAGCAAGGGCAGCCTCGGAGCGGCCCGCGCGGCCCGTGCCGCGCTGCGCGCCTGGCGCCCCGACGTCGTGCACGCCCAGGACCGCCGCGCCGGGCTGGTCGCGGCCGGGCTCGAGCGCACCCGCGGCGGCCCCGCCGCCGTCGTGCACACCTACCACGGCGTGCCCGACGACGTGACCGAGCCGTGGTTCCGCGGCACCCCCGGCACGCCCGCGCCGAGCCGCTACACGCGCGCGGTGCTCGCCGCCGACGCCCTCGTCGCGCGGGCGGTGGCCACCACCGTGGTGCCGTCGCCGTCGATGGGGGAGTTCCTGCGGAGCCGGCTGCGGGTGCCGGCCGGGAAGGTCGTGCACGTCGACAACGCGGTGGGGCTGCCGCCGTCCTCACCGCCCGCCGCGCCCGTCCGGCACCTGCTGTTCGTCGGGCTGCTGGTCGAGCGCAAGGGCCTGGCCGACCTGGTCGACGCCCTCGCGCGCCCCGGCGCCTTCCCCGCCGGCTGCGACCTCACCGTCGCCGGTGACGGCCCCGAGCGCGCCGCGCTGGAGCGCCGGGCCGCGCCGCTGGGCGACCGCGTCCGGTTCCTGGGCTTCCGGTCCGACGTCCCCGCGCTGCTCGCCGACGCCGACGCGCTCGTGCTGCCGTCGCGCATGGAGCAGCAGCCCCTCGTCGTCGCCGAGGCGATGGCCGCGGGCAAGCCCGTGCTGGCCACCCGGTGCGGCGGCGTCGCCGACATGCTCACCGTGCCCGGCGCGGCCTCTTGGCTCGCCGAGCCCGGCGACGTCGACGACCTGGCGGCGCGCCTGCGCGAGCTCCTCGCCGACCCCGACCCGGCGCGGACCGGGCGCCTGCTCGCCGAGCGGGCCCGGCAGCGGTTCGCCGCCCCGGTCTGCGCGCGCGCCCACCTCGACCTCTACGCGGGGCTGCTCGCCTGA
- a CDS encoding FAD-dependent oxidoreductase, whose product MADRETARVIVVGGGISGLAATHRLVRAGVSVTLLEASDQLGGLGTFFEREGRTVERFYHCVMPSDEHLLPLLDELGLADTVDWAPTRMGMVVEGERYPFNTAFDLLRFTPLTLVQRVRFGVVSLLLRFLGRGRDLDNLRTEDWLRRLYGDVIWERLFSPMFGSKFGAAFGDVPALYLWQRLGREKNVAVRGYPSGGYESIIDALRAAIEAGGGTVRTGVPVAELSAAADGVAVTLASGERLTADWAISTLPLPTLRAVADEALAPALPTVQLAYQGVVNALFFLRRGLDGHYWAPVLHSGTDFDGVIEMSALNGTHDGLHLAYAMHYCDRTSELYRTDPEEIARRWTAQLLATYPDLLTAEDVVDVRVFTAPFVEPVYPLGYAAAKPSAEVPGTRLLLATTAQIYPDVTSWNSSTGLSNRVVDGLLERLGAEAPARV is encoded by the coding sequence GTGGCGGATCGGGAGACGGCCCGGGTGATCGTCGTCGGCGGCGGGATCTCCGGCCTCGCCGCCACCCACCGGCTCGTCCGGGCCGGGGTGTCCGTCACGCTGCTCGAGGCCTCCGACCAGCTCGGCGGGCTCGGCACGTTCTTCGAGCGCGAGGGCCGCACGGTCGAGCGCTTCTACCACTGCGTCATGCCCAGCGACGAGCACCTGCTGCCGCTGCTCGACGAGCTCGGGCTCGCCGACACCGTCGACTGGGCGCCGACGCGGATGGGCATGGTCGTCGAGGGCGAGCGCTACCCGTTCAACACGGCGTTCGACCTGCTGCGGTTCACGCCGCTGACGCTGGTCCAGCGCGTGCGCTTCGGCGTCGTGTCGCTGCTGCTGCGCTTCCTGGGCCGCGGCCGCGACCTCGACAACCTGCGCACCGAGGACTGGCTGCGCCGCCTCTACGGCGACGTCATCTGGGAGCGGCTGTTCTCCCCGATGTTCGGCTCCAAGTTCGGTGCCGCCTTCGGGGACGTCCCGGCGCTGTACCTGTGGCAGCGGCTGGGCCGGGAGAAGAACGTGGCCGTCCGCGGCTACCCCTCCGGCGGCTACGAGTCGATCATCGACGCCCTGCGCGCGGCGATCGAGGCGGGCGGCGGCACGGTGCGCACCGGCGTGCCGGTGGCCGAGCTGAGCGCCGCGGCCGACGGCGTCGCCGTCACGCTGGCGTCGGGGGAGCGGCTCACGGCCGACTGGGCGATCTCCACGCTCCCGCTGCCGACCCTGCGCGCGGTGGCCGACGAGGCGCTCGCGCCCGCGCTGCCGACCGTGCAGCTCGCGTACCAGGGCGTCGTCAACGCGCTGTTCTTCCTGCGCCGCGGCCTCGACGGGCACTACTGGGCCCCGGTGCTGCACTCGGGCACCGACTTCGACGGCGTCATCGAGATGTCGGCGCTCAACGGCACGCACGACGGCCTGCACCTCGCGTACGCGATGCACTACTGCGACCGCACGAGTGAGCTCTACCGCACCGACCCCGAGGAGATCGCCCGCCGCTGGACCGCCCAGCTGCTCGCGACCTACCCCGACCTGCTCACCGCCGAGGACGTCGTCGACGTCCGGGTGTTCACCGCGCCCTTCGTGGAGCCGGTGTACCCCCTGGGCTACGCCGCGGCCAAGCCGTCGGCGGAGGTGCCGGGCACCCGGCTGCTGCTGGCGACGACGGCGCAGATCTATCCCGACGTCACGAGCTGGAACTCCAGCACGGGCCTGTCGAACCGGGTGGTGGACGGGCTCCTGGAGCGGCTCGGGGCGGAGGCGCCGGCGCGGGTGTGA
- a CDS encoding putative glycoside hydrolase: MRRAGLVIALVLVLAGACAAGAAAPRGPAGDRCALWYGIGDTPTDAELDDAAGRYGVVVLNAWETAALRRIKDRAPDTTVLVYKDLSSTRDYAGALRGPGEDAERLPTGVGFARAEREEPGWFARDSAGARIEWGPYPQHWQMAVWDPSYQRAWAQDVTAEAVEQGWDGVFADNDFASLRFYSDAVLEGTADAAATDRLVRDGLDGLVTTAGEHLAAEGKVFVPNVSEARLFPGRWTTHSRFGGAMDENFALRGDDGLLTWQGAGWTELLATAADPDRLTLLVTAGGEAQARTGDAAAALLAAPGTCWSASTEPGYLVPEWTRTQELTLGATRGPAREAGGGVWVREFARGWAAVNPTTGAVDVDPPAGLATADGAAVRGTLRLEAGDGVLLVRPPV; the protein is encoded by the coding sequence GTGCGACGGGCCGGGCTGGTGATCGCGCTCGTCCTCGTGCTGGCGGGTGCGTGCGCCGCGGGCGCGGCCGCGCCCCGCGGGCCGGCGGGCGACCGGTGCGCGCTCTGGTACGGCATCGGCGACACCCCCACCGACGCCGAGCTCGACGACGCCGCGGGCCGCTACGGCGTGGTCGTCCTCAACGCCTGGGAGACCGCGGCGCTGCGCCGGATCAAGGACCGCGCCCCGGACACCACCGTCCTGGTCTACAAGGACCTCTCCTCCACCCGCGACTACGCGGGCGCGCTGCGCGGCCCCGGCGAGGACGCGGAGCGGCTGCCGACCGGCGTCGGGTTCGCCCGGGCCGAGCGGGAGGAACCGGGGTGGTTCGCCCGCGACTCCGCGGGCGCGCGCATCGAGTGGGGCCCGTACCCGCAGCACTGGCAGATGGCGGTGTGGGACCCGTCCTACCAGCGCGCGTGGGCGCAGGACGTCACCGCGGAGGCCGTGGAGCAGGGCTGGGACGGCGTGTTCGCCGACAACGACTTCGCCAGCCTGCGCTTCTACTCCGACGCCGTGCTCGAGGGCACCGCCGACGCCGCGGCCACCGACCGCCTGGTCCGCGACGGCCTCGACGGGCTCGTCACCACCGCGGGCGAGCACCTCGCCGCGGAGGGGAAGGTGTTCGTGCCCAACGTGTCCGAGGCCCGGCTGTTCCCCGGGCGCTGGACCACGCACTCGCGCTTCGGCGGCGCGATGGACGAGAACTTCGCCCTGCGCGGCGACGACGGCCTGCTCACCTGGCAGGGCGCCGGCTGGACCGAGCTGCTGGCCACCGCGGCCGACCCCGACCGGTTGACGCTGCTGGTCACGGCGGGCGGCGAGGCGCAGGCGCGCACCGGCGACGCGGCCGCCGCCCTGCTCGCCGCCCCCGGCACCTGCTGGAGCGCGTCGACGGAGCCGGGCTACCTCGTCCCGGAGTGGACGCGCACGCAGGAGCTGACGCTGGGCGCCACGCGGGGCCCGGCGCGGGAGGCCGGGGGCGGGGTGTGGGTCCGCGAGTTCGCCCGTGGTTGGGCCGCGGTCAACCCCACGACGGGCGCGGTCGACGTCGACCCGCCGGCCGGGCTGGCCACCGCCGACGGCGCCGCGGTGCGGGGGACGCTGCGGCTCGAGGCCGGGGACGGCGTGCTGCTGGTGCGCCCGCCGGTCTGA
- a CDS encoding glycosyltransferase yields the protein MSPVVLHVSQPVTAGVAVVVTQLVADQVERGWDVHVASPEGWLAERAAALGAVVHPWAAGRSPGPGVLGETRRLAAVVDAVAPDVVHLHSSKAGLTGRLAVRGRIPTVFQPHMWSFQASSGPVGAASLAWERAGARWTHRLLCVGADELAAGRAAGVTGEAVVVPNGVDTAVLRPADRAAARRAHGLPTAPTVVCVGRLAEQKGQDLLLAAWPAVLDAVPDARLVLVGEGPMQARWRAAHPDSPSVRWAGPTDDPGSWFAAADVVALPSRSEGMALVPLEAMSCARSVVAFDVGGVRESLGEGTGAVVARGDVDALAAALVSRLADPTSADLEGVRGRDRAVRGFDRRRVAAQVADVVAALAVPAAAGGR from the coding sequence GTGAGCCCCGTCGTCCTGCACGTCAGCCAGCCCGTCACGGCGGGCGTGGCCGTCGTCGTCACCCAGCTCGTCGCCGACCAGGTCGAGCGCGGCTGGGACGTCCACGTCGCCTCCCCCGAGGGGTGGCTCGCCGAGCGGGCGGCCGCGCTCGGCGCCGTCGTGCACCCCTGGGCCGCGGGCCGCTCGCCGGGCCCCGGCGTGCTGGGGGAGACCCGCCGCCTGGCCGCGGTGGTCGACGCCGTCGCCCCCGACGTGGTGCACCTGCACAGCTCCAAGGCCGGCCTCACCGGGCGGCTCGCGGTCCGCGGCCGGATCCCCACGGTCTTCCAGCCGCACATGTGGTCGTTCCAGGCGTCGTCCGGGCCGGTCGGGGCGGCGTCGCTGGCCTGGGAGCGCGCCGGGGCGCGCTGGACGCACCGGCTGCTCTGCGTCGGCGCCGACGAGCTCGCCGCCGGGCGGGCCGCGGGCGTCACGGGGGAGGCGGTCGTCGTGCCCAACGGCGTCGACACCGCGGTGCTGCGCCCGGCCGACCGCGCCGCCGCCCGCCGCGCGCACGGGCTGCCGACCGCCCCCACCGTGGTCTGCGTCGGTCGCCTCGCCGAGCAGAAGGGCCAGGACCTGCTGCTCGCCGCCTGGCCCGCCGTGCTCGACGCGGTGCCGGACGCCCGGCTCGTGCTCGTCGGGGAGGGCCCGATGCAGGCGCGCTGGCGCGCCGCGCACCCGGACTCGCCGTCGGTGCGCTGGGCGGGCCCGACCGACGACCCGGGGTCCTGGTTCGCCGCCGCCGACGTCGTCGCGCTGCCCTCGCGCTCGGAGGGGATGGCGCTCGTGCCGCTGGAGGCGATGTCCTGCGCGCGGTCCGTCGTCGCGTTCGACGTGGGCGGGGTGCGGGAGAGCCTGGGCGAGGGCACCGGCGCCGTCGTCGCCCGGGGTGACGTCGACGCGCTGGCGGCCGCGCTGGTGAGCCGCCTCGCCGACCCCACCTCCGCCGACCTGGAGGGCGTGCGCGGCCGCGACCGCGCCGTCCGCGGGTTCGACCGCCGCCGCGTGGCCGCCCAGGTGGCCGACGTCGTCGCGGCGCTCGCCGTCCCCGCCGCCGCGGGCGGCCGCTGA
- a CDS encoding oligosaccharide flippase family protein, which yields MTTALGASAARGTLWLGLVNLVSKGSQMAVTVVLAAFLTETELGLATLAVSLVNIGQVVQSMGVYDVITRTRRDPGAMAGTVLTASVAVGLVLAAVGVLAADPIAAALGAPAAAPLVVLTALSLPFTAAGGVQMGVLHRALDFRRRMLPDAGSAVVGAGVTVALAVAGVGSYSLAVGLLVSAVLQPVFGTLAGVRVRPRWDAAAAAEAGRWTAVVGPAAVVAILLISVHYPLVSRVLGPDAVGVYSLAFRIAWVPYIMIAIVLGAVAFPVYTRLLAERGPAELPAAVGRFTHVLLVVVGGLYAITALLADRIVVLGERWAPAVPVLVLLCLYGLAISVLQTWYEAIRAAGRPRWYLALQVSHLVLLVAGLLVATPHGLVAAAGAQLAAAAVLVPVAWVALWRAGAAPRARVLLRGLLGPVLGALVCLAAVRAAGALGLLGAPSSLPGALVEGVLLVACYAGVVAVVDRGALRELRTMLRPEVPA from the coding sequence GTGACCACCGCCCTGGGCGCCAGCGCCGCCCGCGGGACGCTCTGGCTCGGCCTGGTCAACCTGGTCAGCAAGGGCAGCCAGATGGCCGTCACCGTGGTGCTGGCCGCGTTCCTCACCGAGACCGAGCTCGGCCTGGCGACGCTGGCCGTGTCGCTGGTGAACATCGGGCAGGTCGTCCAGTCGATGGGCGTCTACGACGTCATCACCCGCACCCGCCGCGACCCCGGCGCGATGGCCGGGACGGTGCTCACCGCGAGCGTCGCGGTCGGGCTGGTGCTCGCCGCGGTCGGCGTGCTGGCCGCCGACCCGATCGCCGCCGCGCTCGGCGCCCCCGCCGCGGCCCCGCTCGTCGTGCTCACCGCGCTCAGCCTGCCCTTCACCGCCGCGGGCGGCGTGCAGATGGGCGTGCTGCACCGCGCGCTGGACTTCCGCCGCCGGATGCTGCCCGACGCCGGGAGCGCCGTCGTCGGCGCCGGTGTCACGGTGGCGCTGGCCGTGGCGGGCGTCGGCTCGTACTCGCTGGCGGTAGGGCTGCTGGTCAGCGCCGTGCTGCAGCCGGTGTTCGGCACGCTCGCCGGGGTCCGGGTGCGCCCGCGCTGGGACGCGGCCGCCGCCGCCGAGGCCGGGCGCTGGACCGCCGTGGTCGGGCCGGCCGCCGTCGTCGCGATCCTGCTGATCTCGGTGCACTACCCGCTGGTCTCCCGGGTGCTCGGGCCGGACGCGGTCGGCGTCTACTCGCTGGCGTTCCGGATCGCCTGGGTGCCCTACATCATGATCGCGATCGTGCTGGGCGCCGTGGCGTTCCCGGTCTACACCCGGCTGCTCGCCGAGCGCGGCCCGGCGGAGCTGCCGGCGGCCGTCGGGCGGTTCACGCACGTCCTGCTCGTCGTCGTCGGCGGCCTCTACGCGATCACCGCGCTGCTGGCCGACCGGATCGTCGTGCTGGGGGAGCGGTGGGCGCCCGCGGTGCCGGTGCTCGTGCTGCTCTGCCTCTACGGCCTCGCGATCAGCGTGCTGCAGACCTGGTACGAGGCGATCCGCGCGGCGGGGCGGCCGCGCTGGTACCTCGCGCTGCAGGTCTCCCACCTGGTCCTGCTCGTCGCCGGGCTGCTCGTGGCCACCCCCCACGGCCTGGTCGCCGCGGCCGGCGCGCAGCTCGCCGCCGCGGCCGTGCTGGTGCCCGTCGCGTGGGTGGCGCTGTGGCGCGCCGGGGCCGCACCGCGCGCCCGGGTCCTGCTGCGCGGGCTGCTCGGCCCCGTCCTGGGCGCGCTGGTCTGCCTCGCCGCCGTCCGCGCCGCGGGGGCGCTGGGCCTGCTCGGCGCCCCGTCGTCGCTGCCCGGGGCGCTCGTCGAGGGCGTCCTGCTGGTGGCCTGCTACGCCGGCGTCGTGGCCGTCGTCGACCGCGGTGCGCTGCGCGAGCTGCGCACCATGCTCCGACCGGAGGTGCCCGCGTGA